One Mycobacteroides salmoniphilum DNA segment encodes these proteins:
- the pdxH gene encoding pyridoxamine 5'-phosphate oxidase has product MLFVTEWLRSDYRPGEKDGSGDLDVDWLADGWLPLLHKWFDLAVSSGIPEPNAMVLATVDGGRPATRTVLCKGFDSAGVTFFSNYDSAKGRQLDHAPYASVTFPWYALGRQVHVRGRVAKVDPAQTANYWTNRPRGSQLGAWASQQSAPIASREALLAQLEDVTRRFADVDAVPVPPQWGGYVIAPETVEFWQGRENRVHNRIIVTDGRVQRLQP; this is encoded by the coding sequence GTGCTTTTCGTGACCGAATGGCTGCGCTCGGACTACCGTCCCGGAGAGAAGGACGGCAGTGGAGATCTGGATGTTGACTGGCTCGCCGATGGCTGGCTTCCCTTGCTACACAAATGGTTTGACCTCGCGGTGTCCTCGGGCATCCCCGAACCGAACGCGATGGTGCTCGCCACCGTCGACGGCGGTCGGCCCGCCACGCGCACGGTGTTGTGCAAGGGGTTCGACTCCGCGGGTGTGACCTTCTTCTCAAACTACGATTCCGCCAAGGGGCGCCAGCTCGATCACGCGCCGTATGCCAGTGTCACCTTCCCCTGGTACGCGCTGGGGCGACAGGTACATGTGCGCGGTCGGGTGGCCAAGGTCGATCCTGCGCAGACCGCAAACTACTGGACCAATCGGCCACGTGGCTCGCAGCTGGGGGCGTGGGCGTCCCAGCAGTCCGCGCCCATCGCGTCGCGAGAGGCGCTGTTGGCTCAACTCGAAGACGTCACTCGGAGGTTCGCCGATGTGGACGCGGTGCCGGTGCCCCCGCAGTGGGGCGGCTATGTGATTGCTCCCGAGACCGTCGAATTCTGGCAGGGGCGGGAGAACCGCGTGCACAACCGGATCATCGTCACCGATGGTCGGGTGCAGCGCTTGCAGCCGTGA
- the kstD gene encoding 3-oxosteroid 1-dehydrogenase, giving the protein MARVSEIFDVVVVGSGAAGMSTAITATLHGLSVVIVEKAPQWGGSTARSGGGVWIPGNHFLAKSSGKSSADELDDARTYLHHIIGPYAATDRINAYIDRGPEALKFLADNSALSLEWVRGYSDYFPEAPGGRAGGRSCEPKPFDARQLGSDLDTMAPFYTKAPMNVVVKQSDYRWLSTGLRHWRGPWHMFRIGARTALAKLRRQHLVGVGSALVASLFIGIKEAGIPVRLSTALRELVVTDGRVTGIVTDQGTITARCGVMIACGGFDHNAQMRAKHHREPAGAQWSIGATSNTGDGILAAETAGAAVSLMDDAWWAPSIPLPRGPWFALAERSLPRSILVNSRGHRFMNESLPYVEATHQMFGGQFGTGTGPAENLPAWLIFDQTYRNRYTFAGVTGRAPLPKSWLSSGAIIKADSITELAQAIDVPADALKSTIGRFNEFARSGRDGDFHRGESAYDHYYGDITNKPNPSLGELTQAPFYAARMVPGDLGTKGGIDTDVNARALRPDGSVIPGLYAAGNASSALMGHTYAGPGATIGPALVFGYLAALDLATGRRAKGSS; this is encoded by the coding sequence ATGGCCAGGGTGAGCGAGATCTTCGACGTCGTAGTGGTGGGTTCGGGCGCCGCCGGCATGTCCACGGCGATTACCGCCACGCTGCACGGCTTATCCGTTGTGATCGTCGAGAAGGCCCCGCAATGGGGCGGCTCGACCGCGCGATCGGGCGGCGGCGTCTGGATCCCCGGAAACCACTTCCTCGCGAAATCGTCCGGAAAGTCATCCGCCGACGAGCTCGATGATGCGCGCACCTACCTTCACCACATCATCGGCCCGTATGCCGCCACGGATCGCATCAACGCCTACATCGATCGCGGCCCCGAGGCGCTGAAGTTCCTCGCCGACAACTCCGCACTCAGCCTGGAGTGGGTGCGCGGCTACTCGGACTACTTTCCGGAGGCCCCGGGTGGGCGCGCCGGCGGAAGATCTTGCGAACCAAAACCATTCGATGCACGACAGCTCGGATCTGACCTCGACACCATGGCGCCGTTCTATACCAAGGCCCCCATGAACGTCGTCGTCAAACAATCCGACTACCGGTGGCTGAGCACCGGGCTGCGGCACTGGCGCGGCCCCTGGCACATGTTCCGCATTGGCGCCCGCACCGCCCTCGCCAAGCTTCGGCGCCAACACCTCGTCGGCGTTGGAAGCGCGCTTGTCGCATCGCTTTTCATCGGCATCAAGGAAGCGGGCATCCCGGTGCGGCTGAGCACGGCGTTACGCGAGCTCGTCGTCACTGACGGTCGCGTCACCGGCATCGTCACCGATCAGGGCACCATCACCGCGCGATGCGGCGTCATGATCGCGTGCGGGGGCTTTGACCACAACGCGCAGATGCGCGCGAAGCACCACCGTGAACCCGCCGGCGCGCAGTGGTCGATCGGCGCCACCTCGAACACCGGTGACGGCATCCTCGCCGCCGAAACAGCCGGTGCCGCAGTATCTCTCATGGACGACGCATGGTGGGCGCCATCGATTCCGCTACCCAGGGGGCCATGGTTCGCGCTCGCCGAGCGATCGCTGCCCCGCAGCATCCTGGTCAATTCCCGCGGGCATCGATTCATGAATGAATCGCTGCCCTACGTCGAAGCCACCCACCAGATGTTCGGCGGCCAGTTCGGCACCGGAACGGGCCCCGCCGAGAACCTGCCCGCATGGCTGATCTTTGACCAGACGTATCGGAACCGGTACACCTTCGCCGGTGTCACCGGGCGCGCCCCGCTCCCCAAATCCTGGCTGAGCAGCGGCGCAATCATCAAGGCGGACAGCATCACCGAGCTAGCGCAAGCGATCGACGTACCCGCGGACGCACTCAAATCCACGATCGGCCGGTTCAACGAATTCGCACGCAGCGGACGCGACGGGGACTTCCATCGCGGCGAGTCCGCGTACGACCACTACTACGGCGACATCACCAACAAGCCCAATCCGAGCCTGGGAGAACTGACCCAAGCCCCGTTTTACGCGGCCCGCATGGTGCCGGGCGATCTGGGCACCAAGGGCGGTATCGACACCGATGTCAACGCACGTGCACTACGCCCCGACGGCTCCGTCATACCCGGGCTGTACGCCGCCGGAAACGCGAGCTCCGCACTGATGGGGCACACCTATGCGGGGCCGGGCGCCACCATCGGGCCTGCCCTCGTATTCGGCTATCTGGCCGCACTCGATCTAGCCACCGGTCGTCGTGCGAAGGGCTCATCGTAA
- a CDS encoding TetR/AcrR family transcriptional regulator: MTGSLRSRQRMRVRSDIYNAAIALFAERGFHTVTTEEIAAAAGVSASTYFRHVNAKEDLLLAPLLISGDAITTRFSHRPGGEAVPVALAAAISERSAEVNDDELHRWRTAILTAPELMARVSLISVQDREQLTAIAADRMGLDAVADQRPGLIVHMLLAAAEFGFRRWLGPDAHLPLDACVESALMAVLDLRTEWSRP; this comes from the coding sequence ATGACCGGCTCGCTGCGATCACGTCAGCGGATGAGAGTGCGCAGCGATATCTACAACGCGGCCATCGCTCTTTTCGCCGAGCGCGGGTTCCATACGGTGACCACCGAGGAGATCGCGGCCGCTGCGGGGGTTTCGGCGAGCACCTACTTCCGGCATGTGAACGCGAAGGAAGACCTGCTACTCGCCCCCTTGCTCATCAGTGGTGACGCGATCACCACGAGGTTTTCCCACAGGCCCGGGGGTGAGGCGGTTCCCGTCGCCTTGGCGGCGGCCATTTCCGAGCGCAGCGCCGAGGTCAACGACGACGAGCTGCACCGGTGGCGCACGGCCATCCTGACGGCCCCCGAGCTGATGGCCCGGGTATCCCTCATCTCGGTGCAGGACCGCGAGCAGCTGACCGCGATCGCGGCCGACCGGATGGGGCTCGATGCGGTGGCCGATCAGCGACCCGGGCTGATCGTGCACATGCTCCTGGCCGCCGCCGAGTTTGGCTTCCGACGATGGCTGGGACCGGATGCCCACCTGCCGCTGGACGCCTGCGTCGAGTCGGCGCTGATGGCGGTTCTCGATCTCCGCACGGAATGGTCGCGGCCCTGA
- a CDS encoding GAP family protein: protein MWITLLVMAIAVSFEPFRLGMTVLMLSRPRPQLQLLAFLCGGFVMGMAVGLAVLFAFRHVSTGSAQFTLPRVQVGIGVAALLVAALLASRVRGPASNAQLDKVTGRIQSIATGGSLWVAAVAGLGIALPSVDFLAALAVIVASGSAPATQVSALLMFNVIAFALIEVPLLAHLAAPERTAEAMARLNSWIQSNRRRNIALVLALVGCVLLAVGIAGI from the coding sequence ATGTGGATCACCCTGCTGGTGATGGCCATTGCCGTCAGCTTCGAACCCTTCCGTCTGGGTATGACGGTGCTGATGCTCAGTCGGCCACGCCCACAGCTGCAGCTGCTGGCATTCCTGTGTGGTGGGTTCGTGATGGGGATGGCGGTGGGGCTGGCGGTGCTGTTCGCCTTCCGGCACGTGTCCACCGGATCGGCGCAGTTCACGTTGCCGCGGGTACAGGTCGGCATCGGGGTGGCGGCGCTGCTGGTCGCCGCATTACTGGCCTCGCGTGTGCGGGGTCCCGCCTCCAACGCGCAGTTGGACAAGGTCACTGGGCGTATCCAGTCCATCGCGACCGGTGGCTCGCTGTGGGTGGCCGCGGTCGCGGGGTTGGGCATCGCGCTGCCCTCCGTCGACTTCCTGGCCGCGCTTGCCGTGATCGTGGCCTCGGGCTCTGCACCAGCAACGCAGGTCAGCGCGTTGCTGATGTTCAACGTCATCGCCTTCGCGCTGATCGAAGTGCCGTTGCTGGCTCATCTTGCCGCGCCGGAGCGGACGGCCGAGGCGATGGCAAGGCTGAACAGCTGGATACAGTCCAACCGGCGGCGCAACATCGCGCTGGTCTTGGCCTTGGTCGGATGCGTGTTGCTCGCGGTCGGGATTGCCGGCATCTGA